In one Ananas comosus cultivar F153 linkage group 12, ASM154086v1, whole genome shotgun sequence genomic region, the following are encoded:
- the LOC109718579 gene encoding AP-4 complex subunit mu codes for MISQFFVLSQRGDNIVFRDYRGEVPKGSAEIFFRKVKFWKEDEAEEAPPVFNVDGVNYIHVKVAGLLFVATTRVNVSPSLVLELLQRIARVIKDYLGVLNEESLRKNFVLVYELLDEVIDFGYPQTTSTEVLKSYIFNEPIMVDAARLPPLGPAAMFMQGAKRMPGTAVTKSVVANEPGGRKREEIFVDIIEKISVTFSSSGYILTSEIDGTIQMKSYLTGNPEIRLALNEDLSIGRNGSSIYDYHSSSGGGTVVLDDCNFHESVHLDSFDIDRTLTLIPPDGEFAVMNYRMTQEFKPPFRINALIEEAGPLKAEVLLKIRADFSPSVTANTITVQMPVPSYTARASFELEAGAVGQTTDFKEGSKRLEWCLKKIVGGAEHTLRAKLTFSQESHGNTTKEAGPVNMNFTIPMYNASRLQVRYLQIAKKSKTYNPYRWVRYVTQANSYVARL; via the exons ATGATCTCGCAGTTCTTCGTGCTCTCTCAGAGGGGGGACAACATCGTATTCCGAGATT ATCGTGGTGAAGTACCGAAGGGAAGTGCAGAGATATTCTTTCGTAAAGTGAAGTTCTGGAAGGAGGACGAAGCAGAGGAGGCGCCGCCTGTCTTT AATGTGGATGGTGTGAATTATATCCATGTGAAGGTGGCTGGACTGTTATTCGTAGCAACCACGAGAGTTAATGTTTCCCCATCActtgttttggagcttttaCAAAGGATTGCACGTGTGATCAAAGATTACCTTGGGGTTCTCAACGAAGAGTCGTTGCGCAAAAATTTTGTACTAGTTTATGAATTGCTTGATGAAGTCATT GACTTTGGATATCCTCAGACAACATCTACTGAGGTTCtgaaatcatatatatttaatgaaCCGATTATGGTCGATGCTGCACGCTTGCCACCTCTCGGTCCTGCTGCTATGTTTATG CAAGGAGCTAAAAGGATGCCAGGTACAGCTGTTACAAAATCTGTTGTAGCCAATGAACCTGGTGGTAGGAAGAGGGAGGAAATATTTGTTGATATCATTGAAAAAATTAGTGTGACATTCAGCTCCAGC GGCTATATACTCACATCAGAGATTGatggaaccattcaaatgaaaAGTTACCTCACTGGAAATCCAGAAATCCGCCTTGCTCTTAATGAGGACTTAAGCATTGGAAGAAACGGATCTTCAATTTATG ATTATCACAGTTCTTCTGGAGGAGGAACTGTAGTTCTTGATGATTGCAATTTCCACGAGTCCGTGCACCTTGACAGTTTTGACATTGACAGAACCTTGACATTA ATTCCTCCTGATGGAGAGTTTGCTGTAATGAACTACCGAATGACTCAGGAGTTCAAGCCTCCTTTCCGTATTAATGCGTTGATTGAAGAAGCAGGGCCGCTTAAG GCTGAAGTTCTTCTGAAAATACGCGCTGACTTTTCTCCAAGTGTCACTGCGAACACAATTACAGTGCAAATGCCAGTGCCATCTTATACTGCAAG GGCTAGTTTCGAGTTAGAAGCTGGGGCAGTTGGGCAGACAACTGATTTCAAAGAGGGTTCTAAGAGATTAGAATGGTGCTTAAAGAAG ATTGTCGGTGGGGCGGAGCATACCCTTCGTGCAAAGCTAACATTTTCCCAAGAATCACATG GTAATACCACGAAAGAAGCTGGACCAGTGAACATGAATTTCACTATTCCAATGTACAATGCCTCACGGCTTCAG GTGAGATATTTGCAGATTGCAAAGAAATCCAAGACATACAATCCGTATCGGTGGGTGAGATACGTCACACAAGCAAACTCCTATGTAGCACGCCTATGA